The Phycisphaeraceae bacterium genome has a window encoding:
- a CDS encoding phage tail tape measure protein encodes MADTRGIRAGRAFVELGVSDKLSAGLRRAQKRLEAFGQGLRSAGTRLAGLSAAAVTALLGSVKVFSGMGDALDKMILRTGVSVETLSELGFAAEQAGADMETLENGLKFMQRSLVDAAKGSATAQQALSLLGLSVADLAGLSPDQQFKRLADRLSQVTDPALRTALAMEIFGRAGTKLLPLLSSGAAGIEELQAQARSLGLTVSTQTARDAAELNDTLNILWRVVKQGVFAIGGTLAPTIKELSQRITRVIVAATDWIKRNREVVVWALKVAAGVVVVGAALIGLGVAITGIGAAMGVLATVVSGIGAAFGLVGAVLGALLSPIGLIVAAVVGLGAALVVTSGAGGAALEWLGEQFTRLRDWATKVIGGISDALAAGDIALAAEILWLSLKVAWQQGIAALNKVWLQAKQFFVGTAQSMWYGALAAAEIGFHAIEVAWIETTAFLSKTWTNFATGFQRVWEQASSWVAKRMLEIQGLFDSGLDVDAAKKAVDQQLESRLVELEDAAQRDVAARERRRAAEREQAAAIHEATLAAIGQDFENAQDALRKDTEAGLAESRAALDAAKERLAAAIEEARRKREAADAERGPSRSPRDLMAEFEDRVAGLGDLLAKGISVRGTFNAKAAQGLAAGSDAAERTARATEQTARHTKRLADAAGTGGLSFG; translated from the coding sequence GTGGCGGACACGCGGGGCATCCGGGCCGGACGGGCGTTTGTCGAACTCGGTGTGAGCGACAAGCTCAGCGCCGGGCTCCGCCGCGCCCAGAAGCGCCTGGAGGCCTTCGGCCAGGGGCTGCGCAGCGCCGGCACACGCCTGGCGGGCCTCAGCGCGGCGGCGGTCACGGCCCTGCTCGGGAGTGTGAAGGTCTTCTCCGGCATGGGCGACGCCCTCGACAAGATGATCCTGCGCACCGGCGTCAGCGTCGAGACCCTCAGCGAACTGGGCTTCGCCGCCGAGCAGGCTGGGGCGGACATGGAGACGCTGGAGAACGGCCTGAAGTTCATGCAGCGGTCGCTCGTGGACGCGGCGAAGGGCTCGGCGACCGCACAACAGGCGCTCTCGCTACTCGGCCTGTCCGTGGCCGACCTCGCGGGCCTCTCGCCGGACCAGCAGTTCAAGCGCCTGGCCGATCGATTGTCGCAGGTCACCGACCCCGCGTTGCGCACCGCTCTGGCGATGGAGATCTTCGGGCGGGCTGGGACGAAGTTGCTCCCCCTGCTCTCCTCCGGCGCGGCGGGGATCGAAGAGTTGCAGGCCCAGGCCCGCAGCCTCGGCCTGACGGTGAGCACGCAGACGGCCAGGGACGCCGCGGAACTCAACGACACGCTGAACATCCTCTGGCGCGTGGTCAAGCAGGGCGTCTTCGCCATCGGCGGGACGCTCGCGCCCACGATCAAGGAACTGTCGCAGCGGATCACCCGCGTCATCGTCGCCGCCACCGACTGGATCAAGCGGAACAGGGAAGTCGTCGTCTGGGCCCTCAAGGTCGCGGCGGGGGTCGTGGTGGTCGGGGCCGCCCTCATCGGCTTGGGCGTGGCCATCACCGGCATCGGCGCGGCGATGGGCGTGCTGGCGACCGTCGTCTCGGGCATCGGCGCGGCGTTCGGGCTGGTCGGAGCGGTGCTGGGCGCGCTGCTCAGCCCTATCGGCCTGATCGTCGCCGCCGTGGTTGGGCTGGGCGCTGCGCTCGTGGTCACCAGCGGCGCGGGCGGGGCGGCACTCGAGTGGCTCGGGGAGCAGTTCACACGCCTGCGCGACTGGGCCACCAAGGTCATCGGCGGCATCTCCGATGCCCTGGCCGCCGGCGACATCGCGCTCGCCGCCGAGATCCTGTGGCTGAGCCTGAAGGTCGCCTGGCAGCAGGGCATCGCGGCACTCAACAAGGTCTGGCTCCAGGCCAAGCAGTTCTTCGTCGGCACGGCCCAGTCCATGTGGTACGGGGCGCTGGCCGCCGCCGAGATCGGCTTCCACGCCATCGAGGTCGCGTGGATCGAGACGACCGCGTTCCTCTCCAAGACGTGGACCAACTTCGCCACCGGCTTCCAGAGGGTCTGGGAGCAGGCCTCGTCGTGGGTCGCCAAGCGGATGCTGGAGATCCAGGGGCTGTTCGACTCCGGGCTGGACGTGGACGCCGCGAAGAAGGCGGTGGACCAGCAACTCGAGTCCCGGCTCGTGGAACTCGAGGACGCCGCCCAGCGCGACGTGGCCGCGCGCGAGCGCCGCCGCGCCGCCGAGCGCGAGCAGGCGGCCGCCATCCACGAGGCCACGCTCGCGGCGATCGGCCAGGACTTCGAGAACGCGCAGGACGCGCTCCGCAAGGACACGGAGGCGGGCCTTGCCGAGTCGCGTGCCGCCCTGGACGCCGCCAAGGAGCGCCTGGCCGCCGCGATCGAGGAGGCCCGGCGCAAGCGCGAGGCGGCGGACGCGGAGCGTGGTCCTTCCAGGTCTCCCCGCGACCTCATGGCCGAGTTCGAGGACCGCGTAGCCGGCCTGGGCGACCTGCTCGCCAAGGGGATCAGCGTGCGCGGCACATTCAACGCCAAGGCCGCGCAGGGACTCGCCGCGGGCAGCGACGC
- a CDS encoding DUF2190 family protein: MSTTKFVHEGAAIDYTPGADIPAGTVVVQGELVGTTRVDLKANQLGSLAVQGVFDFPKAAGAGTAFTVGTLAYWDAIAKVATKTAAGNKVIGKAVRAAADADTTVRIRMSQ; this comes from the coding sequence ATGTCCACGACGAAGTTCGTACACGAAGGCGCGGCGATCGACTACACCCCCGGGGCCGATATCCCCGCGGGCACGGTCGTCGTGCAGGGCGAGTTGGTCGGCACCACGCGCGTCGACCTCAAGGCCAATCAACTCGGCTCGCTGGCGGTGCAGGGAGTCTTCGACTTTCCCAAGGCCGCCGGCGCAGGCACGGCGTTCACCGTCGGCACGCTGGCGTACTGGGACGCGATCGCCAAGGTCGCCACCAAGACCGCCGCCGGCAACAAGGTGATCGGCAAGGCCGTGCGTGCCGCGGCGGATGCCGACACCACGGTGCGCATTCGCATGTCGCAGTAA
- a CDS encoding phage terminase large subunit family protein, with product MAIDPRQLRPGELARLLNSTPLGEVISERQLHRHRTRAGFRVVADGDAGKVDLFRYVAWLVTTRHEALAEAARQPEGLTGYEAMKERARQRNAMLSLSGRDIGDLPEVADPKRKERAARDFRYFCEAYFPQTFHLKWSDDHLKVIAKIEQAVLEGGLFAMAMPRGSGKTSLCETACLWALVCGHREFVALVGSDEEHAAGMLESIKAELENSEVLGADFPEVCHPIRSLEGIHQRASGQLYQGRQTHIGWTAREIVLPTIPGSAASGSIIRVAGITGRIRGMKHKRVDGVSVRPSLVLIDDPQTDESARSPSQCANRERILAGAILGLAGPGKKIAGLMTLTVVRPDDLADRILDRDKHPQWQGERTKMVYAFPAREALWQRYAEIRAEGLRSDRGIKAATEFYKQHRIAMDEGAVVAWPERFNHDEISALQHAMNLKLQNEAAFFAEYQNEPLPEVQATDDLLSADQIAAKLSGHPRGEVPLGCTRLTMFVDVQGKALFYLVAAWENDFTGYVIDYGTEPDQKAPHGYFTLRDLRRTLATAAPRAGVEGAIYAGLERLIGATVAREWRRDDGAMVRIDRCLIDANWGSSTDVVYQFCRQSPHAGVLMPSHGRYVGASSVPFSDYKRKRGERVGLNWRVPVVTGKRAVRHVVFDTNYWKSFVHARLAVPMGDPGCLSLFGSKPEAHRLIAEHLTSEYRVKTEGRGRTVDEWKLRVDGLDNHWLDCLVGAAVAASMHGVVLFGTDAEATPRRRLRLSALQHGRKTW from the coding sequence GTGGCGATTGACCCGCGCCAACTCAGGCCCGGCGAACTCGCGCGGTTGCTGAACAGCACACCGCTGGGCGAGGTGATCAGCGAGCGGCAGCTCCACCGTCACCGCACGCGCGCGGGGTTCCGCGTCGTGGCGGATGGCGACGCGGGGAAGGTGGATCTGTTCCGGTACGTCGCGTGGCTCGTCACGACCCGGCACGAGGCGCTCGCGGAGGCGGCCCGCCAGCCGGAGGGGCTGACAGGCTACGAGGCGATGAAGGAGCGGGCGCGGCAGCGCAACGCCATGCTCTCGCTCTCGGGGAGGGACATCGGCGACCTGCCTGAGGTGGCAGACCCCAAGCGGAAGGAGAGGGCGGCACGCGACTTCCGGTACTTCTGCGAGGCGTACTTCCCGCAGACGTTCCACCTCAAGTGGTCGGACGATCACCTGAAGGTCATCGCCAAGATCGAGCAGGCGGTGCTGGAGGGCGGGCTGTTCGCGATGGCTATGCCGCGCGGCAGCGGCAAGACCAGCCTGTGCGAGACCGCCTGCCTCTGGGCGCTCGTGTGCGGGCACCGGGAGTTTGTGGCGCTCGTCGGCTCGGACGAAGAGCACGCGGCGGGGATGCTCGAGTCGATCAAGGCGGAGCTGGAGAACAGCGAGGTCCTCGGGGCCGACTTCCCGGAGGTCTGCCATCCCATCCGCTCGCTGGAGGGCATCCACCAGCGTGCGTCGGGACAGTTGTACCAGGGCAGGCAGACGCACATCGGGTGGACGGCGCGCGAGATCGTGCTGCCGACCATCCCGGGTTCGGCGGCGTCGGGGTCCATCATCCGCGTCGCGGGGATCACCGGGCGCATCCGTGGCATGAAGCACAAGCGCGTCGATGGCGTGAGCGTTCGCCCGTCGCTCGTGCTGATCGACGATCCGCAGACCGACGAGAGCGCGCGGTCCCCGTCGCAGTGCGCCAACCGCGAGCGAATCCTCGCCGGCGCGATCCTGGGCCTGGCTGGGCCGGGGAAGAAGATCGCGGGGCTGATGACGCTGACGGTGGTCCGCCCGGACGACCTGGCCGATCGCATCCTCGATCGGGACAAGCACCCGCAGTGGCAGGGCGAGCGGACGAAGATGGTGTACGCCTTCCCGGCGCGGGAGGCGCTGTGGCAGCGGTACGCGGAGATCCGGGCCGAGGGGCTGCGCAGCGACCGGGGCATCAAGGCGGCCACGGAGTTTTACAAGCAGCACCGGATCGCGATGGACGAGGGTGCGGTGGTCGCCTGGCCCGAGCGATTCAACCACGACGAGATCTCCGCCCTCCAGCACGCGATGAACCTGAAGCTCCAGAACGAGGCGGCGTTCTTCGCGGAGTACCAGAACGAGCCGCTGCCGGAGGTGCAGGCGACTGACGACCTGCTCAGCGCCGACCAGATCGCGGCGAAGTTGAGCGGGCACCCGCGCGGAGAGGTGCCCCTGGGCTGCACGCGCCTGACGATGTTCGTGGACGTGCAGGGCAAGGCGCTGTTCTACCTGGTGGCCGCGTGGGAGAACGACTTTACGGGCTACGTCATCGACTACGGCACCGAACCCGACCAGAAGGCCCCCCACGGGTACTTCACGCTCCGCGACCTGCGGCGGACGCTGGCGACGGCCGCGCCCCGTGCCGGTGTCGAGGGAGCGATCTACGCCGGGCTGGAGCGGTTGATCGGCGCGACCGTTGCCCGCGAGTGGCGGCGCGACGACGGCGCGATGGTGCGCATCGACCGCTGCCTGATCGATGCCAACTGGGGCTCGTCCACGGACGTGGTGTACCAGTTCTGCCGCCAGTCCCCGCACGCGGGCGTGCTCATGCCCAGCCACGGGCGGTACGTCGGGGCGTCGAGCGTCCCGTTCTCGGATTACAAGCGCAAGCGCGGCGAGCGCGTCGGGCTCAACTGGCGCGTGCCCGTGGTGACGGGCAAGCGCGCCGTGCGGCACGTCGTCTTCGACACGAACTACTGGAAATCGTTCGTGCACGCACGCCTGGCGGTGCCGATGGGCGACCCTGGCTGTCTGTCTCTCTTCGGCAGCAAGCCGGAGGCGCACCGGCTCATCGCCGAGCACCTGACCAGCGAGTACCGCGTGAAGACCGAGGGTCGGGGCCGCACAGTCGATGAGTGGAAGCTCCGCGTCGACGGGCTCGACAACCACTGGCTCGACTGCCTTGTCGGCGCGGCGGTGGCGGCGTCGATGCATGGGGTGGTGCTTTTCGGAACGGACGCCGAGGCAACGCCGCGCCGGCGGCTGCGGCTGTCGGCGCTGCAGCACGGGAGAAAGACATGGTGA
- a CDS encoding phage portal protein, which yields MLGLFKLRSSTPHAPAPPRGRSAHKGGFLRRLVVGTALRAGFDSAVTNDLNRKHWANADGLSADAAASPEVRRTLRNRARYETANNAYAKGIVLTLANDVVGTGPRLQLLTEDDDANERIEQAFMSWTKAIGLPEKLRTMRASRATDGEVFAVLVSNPRLPTPVKLDIRLVEADQVTTPDLWPVDDNAVDGIVFDAFGNPVEYHVLKGHPGDTRTGFLGIEYDRLPAESVLHYFRVDRAGQSRGVPDITPALPLFAQLRRFTLAVLGAAETAADFAGILYTDAPANGEAEAVEPMDAIELEARSLLTMPGGWKMAQVQAEQPSTTYAEFKREILNEIARCLNMPFNVAACNSSGYNYASGRLDHQTYFKSIRVEQEHLACVVLDRLLDAWLREAVLISDLLPLPVRTLVAGGQSLPHQWFWDGNEHVDPAKEATAQATRLASHTTTLAAEYAKQGRDWENELRQRAKEFSLMKELGLAPEQAESLAPVGTGKEDDDAE from the coding sequence ATGCTCGGACTCTTCAAACTCCGTTCGAGCACCCCCCACGCTCCCGCTCCGCCGAGGGGTCGCTCGGCCCACAAGGGCGGCTTCCTGCGTCGGCTCGTCGTGGGCACCGCGCTCCGCGCCGGGTTCGACTCGGCCGTCACCAACGACCTCAACCGCAAGCATTGGGCCAACGCCGACGGCCTGAGCGCCGATGCGGCCGCTTCGCCCGAGGTTCGGCGGACGCTCCGCAACCGCGCCCGCTACGAGACGGCGAACAACGCCTACGCGAAGGGCATCGTGCTGACCCTCGCCAACGACGTGGTGGGCACCGGCCCGCGCCTGCAGCTGCTCACCGAGGACGACGACGCCAACGAGCGGATCGAACAAGCGTTCATGTCGTGGACGAAGGCGATCGGGCTGCCGGAGAAGCTGCGCACCATGCGGGCCTCCCGCGCCACTGATGGTGAAGTGTTCGCGGTTCTCGTGAGCAATCCCCGACTGCCGACGCCCGTCAAACTCGACATCCGGCTCGTCGAGGCCGACCAGGTCACGACGCCGGACCTCTGGCCCGTGGACGACAACGCGGTGGACGGCATTGTCTTCGACGCCTTCGGCAACCCGGTCGAGTACCACGTCCTCAAGGGGCACCCGGGCGACACACGCACCGGATTCCTTGGGATCGAGTACGACCGCCTGCCCGCCGAGTCGGTGCTGCATTACTTCCGGGTCGATCGCGCCGGACAGAGCCGCGGCGTCCCGGACATCACGCCGGCGCTGCCGCTCTTCGCGCAGTTGCGCCGGTTCACGCTGGCGGTGCTGGGCGCGGCGGAGACCGCCGCCGACTTTGCGGGCATTCTCTACACCGACGCCCCCGCCAACGGCGAGGCCGAGGCGGTCGAGCCGATGGACGCCATCGAGCTCGAGGCCCGCTCGCTCCTGACCATGCCCGGCGGCTGGAAGATGGCGCAGGTGCAGGCCGAACAGCCCTCGACCACCTACGCCGAGTTCAAGCGTGAGATCCTCAACGAGATCGCCCGCTGCCTGAACATGCCCTTCAACGTCGCGGCGTGCAACTCGTCGGGGTACAACTACGCCAGCGGTCGCCTCGACCACCAGACGTACTTCAAGAGCATCCGCGTCGAGCAGGAGCACCTGGCTTGCGTCGTGCTCGACCGGCTCCTCGACGCGTGGCTGCGCGAGGCGGTGCTGATCTCGGATCTGCTGCCGCTCCCGGTGCGCACGCTGGTCGCCGGCGGTCAGAGTCTCCCGCACCAGTGGTTCTGGGATGGCAACGAGCACGTGGACCCGGCCAAGGAGGCGACGGCGCAGGCGACGCGTCTGGCGTCGCACACCACCACGCTCGCAGCGGAGTACGCCAAGCAGGGACGCGACTGGGAGAACGAACTCCGCCAGCGGGCCAAGGAATTCTCGCTGATGAAGGAGCTGGGGCTCGCGCCCGAGCAGGCCGAGTCGCTCGCTCCTGTCGGTACGGGCAAGGAGGACGACGATGCCGAGTGA